A single Ochrobactrum sp. BTU1 DNA region contains:
- a CDS encoding electron transfer flavoprotein subunit alpha/FixB family protein yields MAILLIAEHDNASLSDQTAKALTAAAQIGGDVDILVAGKGAKAAADAAAKLSGVRKVLLAESDALENRLAEPLAAAIVELAGNYDTIIAPATTSAKNVLPRVAALLDVMQLSEIMEVVSADTFKRPIYAGNAIQTVQSTDAKKVITVRTASFSATGEGGSALVESINAAADPALSSFVENKLSGGDRPELTSAKIIISGGRALGSSEKFEEVILPVADKLGAAVGASRAAVDAGYAPNDWQVGQTGKVVAPELYIAVGISGAIQHLAGMKDSRVIVAINKDEEAPIFQVADYGLVGDLFTILPEMEKISY; encoded by the coding sequence ATGGCTATTCTTCTTATTGCCGAACACGACAATGCAAGCCTTTCCGATCAGACTGCAAAGGCACTGACAGCAGCTGCCCAGATCGGTGGCGATGTCGATATTCTGGTTGCTGGCAAGGGCGCGAAAGCAGCCGCCGATGCAGCTGCCAAGCTTTCTGGCGTTCGCAAAGTTCTGTTGGCTGAAAGCGATGCGCTGGAAAACCGTCTGGCCGAGCCACTGGCTGCAGCCATCGTTGAACTCGCAGGAAACTACGACACGATCATTGCACCAGCCACCACTTCGGCCAAGAACGTGCTGCCGCGCGTTGCAGCACTTCTTGATGTGATGCAGCTGTCGGAAATCATGGAAGTTGTGTCCGCTGACACCTTCAAGCGTCCGATCTATGCGGGCAATGCGATCCAGACCGTGCAGTCGACCGATGCCAAGAAGGTCATCACGGTTCGTACGGCTTCTTTCTCGGCAACGGGTGAGGGCGGTTCGGCTCTAGTTGAAAGCATCAATGCGGCTGCTGATCCGGCACTGTCGAGCTTTGTTGAAAACAAGCTTTCGGGTGGTGATCGTCCGGAACTGACTTCTGCCAAGATCATCATCTCGGGCGGTCGTGCGCTTGGTTCGTCGGAGAAGTTTGAGGAAGTGATCCTTCCTGTTGCCGACAAGCTTGGTGCTGCCGTTGGCGCCAGCCGTGCAGCAGTTGATGCGGGTTATGCACCAAACGACTGGCAGGTTGGCCAGACCGGTAAGGTGGTTGCACCGGAACTTTACATCGCAGTCGGTATTTCCGGCGCGATCCAGCATCTGGCTGGTATGAAAGACAGCCGCGTGATTGTTGCGATCAACAAGGATGAAGAAGCACCGATCTTCCAGGTGGCTGATTATGGCCTTGTGGGCGATCTCTTTACGATCCTGCCGGAAATGGAAAAGATTTCCTATTGA
- a CDS encoding sensor histidine kinase: MRISLNATRILLVALAVLLATIFWTAAKFWTETDALDRLSEDATLVARQQTRLIDSELAKFRLLPVVLKEYSDLHDVLDGGSSDATARLNDKLEFLAEQIGSPIIYVITRDGMVIASSNANTPESFVGRNYGYRPYFQGALSAGAAEYYAIGDLSGRFGLFLARRIGDEANPVGVVVVKFEFHRLVKTWSNDPGQTFVIDPRGIILASTDKAEDLRSFQPISTEERTKISQSGQFSVADLQPSHYAFEPENMIRGPSGSKFITVDEPIAETELKLMHIEAVAPSLRAAHDHARLITVSALLIAMTLFGAIYWRITRAARLAADRAALETAVSERTLELSAEMVRRERADKRFREAREELAQANRLASLGSITAGLVHEINQPVATIQTLAENAQHHLGKGKLEKVAANLSTTVELTARIGSITQEMRRFARSGHRELAPTGLDELLEGTLLIMGDRFRNAGVTLETPNGCDFQVFANRVRLEQVLVNLFQNALDAVAMQPKPRIALFIFGEDQQVTLTVADNGPGIDPALGDEVFSPFVTGKPEGLGLGLGIARDIMTELEGTLRIVPSPLGGAAFAATVKRAKQA, from the coding sequence ATGAGGATATCGTTGAACGCGACCAGAATCCTTCTCGTTGCTTTAGCAGTGCTTTTGGCAACGATATTCTGGACAGCAGCAAAATTTTGGACCGAGACGGATGCGCTTGATCGTTTGAGCGAGGATGCGACCCTTGTTGCGCGGCAACAGACGAGACTGATCGACAGCGAACTTGCCAAGTTTCGCCTGCTGCCAGTGGTGCTCAAAGAATATAGCGATTTGCACGATGTTTTGGATGGCGGCTCATCGGACGCAACAGCACGATTGAACGATAAGCTCGAGTTCCTAGCAGAACAGATCGGCTCGCCGATCATCTATGTGATCACGCGCGACGGCATGGTAATAGCCTCCTCCAACGCAAACACACCTGAAAGCTTCGTTGGTCGAAATTACGGATATAGACCATATTTTCAGGGTGCACTGTCGGCGGGTGCAGCGGAATACTATGCGATTGGTGATCTTAGCGGACGTTTCGGCCTGTTTCTCGCCAGACGGATCGGCGACGAAGCTAATCCAGTCGGCGTTGTGGTCGTTAAGTTTGAATTCCATCGGCTGGTGAAAACCTGGTCTAACGATCCGGGTCAGACATTCGTTATCGATCCGCGCGGCATCATTCTCGCCTCGACCGATAAGGCAGAGGATTTGCGCTCGTTCCAGCCTATCTCAACCGAAGAACGCACCAAAATCAGCCAGAGCGGACAGTTTAGCGTCGCAGACCTTCAGCCAAGTCACTACGCATTCGAACCTGAAAACATGATACGTGGTCCATCTGGTTCAAAGTTCATCACCGTTGATGAACCAATAGCTGAGACCGAACTGAAACTCATGCATATCGAAGCAGTCGCGCCATCCCTGCGCGCTGCCCACGATCATGCGCGCCTTATCACCGTTTCAGCGCTTCTGATTGCCATGACGCTCTTTGGCGCAATCTACTGGCGCATCACCCGTGCGGCGCGCTTGGCTGCGGATCGGGCGGCGCTGGAAACAGCTGTTAGTGAGCGCACTTTAGAACTCAGCGCGGAAATGGTTCGGCGCGAACGCGCTGATAAGCGCTTTCGTGAAGCGCGCGAAGAACTTGCGCAAGCCAACAGGCTCGCATCGCTGGGTTCGATTACCGCAGGTCTCGTCCATGAGATCAACCAGCCAGTGGCTACCATTCAGACACTTGCAGAAAACGCACAGCATCATCTTGGCAAAGGCAAACTCGAGAAAGTCGCAGCCAATCTTTCTACAACCGTTGAGCTGACGGCGCGCATCGGCTCCATCACGCAAGAAATGCGGCGCTTTGCGCGAAGCGGACATCGTGAGCTCGCCCCTACTGGGCTAGATGAGTTGTTGGAAGGCACGCTGCTCATCATGGGAGATCGGTTTCGAAATGCAGGCGTGACACTTGAAACGCCGAATGGATGCGATTTCCAAGTCTTTGCAAATCGCGTTCGTCTCGAACAGGTTCTAGTCAATTTGTTTCAGAACGCTCTTGATGCGGTAGCAATGCAACCAAAACCGCGCATTGCCTTGTTCATCTTCGGGGAAGACCAGCAAGTAACACTTACTGTCGCCGATAACGGCCCGGGCATCGATCCGGCATTGGGCGATGAAGTGTTCAGTCCGTTTGTGACCGGCAAGCCTGAAGGGTTGGGACTTGGTCTGGGCATTGCACGCGATATTATGACAGAACTTGAAGGCACGCTGCGTATTGTGCCTTCACCATTAGGAGGTGCCGCCTTCGCAGCTACTGTAAAGCGGGCAAAGCAAGCATGA
- a CDS encoding sigma-54 dependent transcriptional regulator produces the protein MTDIEPLRVILIDDDMAFRTALADSFEIAGMDIQTFADGQSALANLNADFPGIVITDIRMPKIDGHAVLEALLARDPELPVILMTGHGDIGTAVAALKKGAFDFIAKPFAADHMISSVRRALEMRRLALENRRLRKAAAEAEQDFPLFGETPVMVRLRETIRQLASVDVDVLIEGETGTGKELVARLLHRWSSRHARGFVAIDCAALPDAIADDVLFGNRIQRGRIVDADRGTLFLDEIDSMSASVQGKLLRVVEERELPSATGEPRAVNLRIVAAAKSDLEVSVRAGLFRSDLLYRLETVRLRIPPLRERRKDIGLLFSYFLDEAAAQFGQPRPIIDATIETRLNSDDWPGNVRELRNFAKQVVLGLGKSPLKEAGQVPLSEQMDEFEAKVLRETLERLNGDVSGAANILQLPRRSLYARLQKLGIDASSFRKKDAL, from the coding sequence ATGACAGACATAGAACCACTCCGCGTAATTCTGATCGATGATGACATGGCCTTTCGCACCGCATTGGCGGATTCCTTTGAAATAGCCGGGATGGACATCCAAACCTTTGCTGATGGCCAATCGGCCCTCGCCAATTTGAACGCCGATTTTCCGGGCATTGTCATCACCGATATCAGGATGCCGAAAATAGATGGCCATGCGGTGCTGGAAGCGCTGTTGGCGCGTGATCCCGAGCTACCGGTCATTTTGATGACCGGGCACGGAGACATCGGCACGGCCGTGGCTGCCCTCAAAAAAGGGGCATTTGATTTCATCGCCAAACCTTTTGCCGCCGATCACATGATCTCGAGCGTCCGGCGTGCCCTTGAAATGCGTCGACTCGCCCTGGAAAACCGACGACTGCGAAAGGCTGCGGCAGAAGCCGAACAAGACTTCCCGCTTTTCGGCGAAACCCCGGTAATGGTTAGGCTACGCGAGACAATCCGCCAGCTTGCGAGTGTTGATGTCGATGTATTGATTGAGGGTGAAACAGGAACCGGTAAAGAACTTGTAGCACGCCTCCTCCACCGCTGGAGTTCACGTCACGCACGCGGCTTCGTTGCGATCGACTGCGCGGCGCTGCCAGACGCCATCGCAGATGACGTACTATTTGGTAATCGCATTCAGCGCGGGAGGATCGTTGACGCTGATCGTGGCACACTGTTCCTCGATGAAATCGACAGCATGTCCGCATCCGTGCAGGGCAAGCTTCTGCGTGTGGTTGAGGAACGGGAACTGCCCAGTGCAACGGGTGAACCCAGAGCTGTCAATCTGCGGATAGTTGCGGCTGCAAAGAGCGACCTGGAAGTTTCGGTTAGAGCTGGCCTTTTCCGGTCGGACCTTCTTTACCGCCTGGAAACAGTTAGGCTGCGTATTCCGCCCTTGCGAGAACGCCGTAAGGATATAGGTCTGCTTTTCTCCTATTTTCTTGATGAGGCTGCAGCCCAATTCGGCCAGCCTCGCCCAATTATAGACGCAACAATTGAAACGCGACTGAATTCAGATGATTGGCCAGGTAATGTGCGTGAGCTGCGCAATTTTGCCAAACAAGTTGTTCTTGGATTGGGAAAAAGTCCGCTAAAAGAAGCGGGCCAAGTGCCGCTTTCTGAACAGATGGATGAATTTGAAGCGAAGGTACTGCGCGAAACACTAGAGCGGTTGAACGGTGATGTTAGTGGGGCTGCAAATATCCTACAGCTCCCGCGCCGCAGTCTTTATGCCCGTTTGCAGAAGTTGGGTATCGATGCATCATCATTCAGAAAGAAGGACGCTCTTTAG
- a CDS encoding MFS transporter, giving the protein MVSITSERSDAPSTNSRLKSIIGGSTGNLVEWFDWYVYAAFTLYFAPHFFPSDSQTAQLLSAAAVFAVGFIMRPIGAWIMGIYADRKGRKAGLALSVTLMCAGSLIIAVTPGYETIGLFAPALLVLARLMQGLSVGGEYGASATYLSEMAGKSRRGFFSSFQYVTLISGQLLAILLLIVLQSTMETPALESWGWRIPFFIGALLAVVVFWLRRGLAETESFKNAKTKDVPKSGFWTLIKHHPKETALVMLLTAGGTLAFYAYSIYMQKFLVNTSGFSREVASQINAITLFIFMCLQPVAGALSDKIGRKPLMVGFGAAGVLFTYPIFSTLEQTRDPIIAGLLVMGALIIVTGYTSINAVVKAELFPAHIRALGVALPYALANTLFGGTAEYVALSFKNGGWERGFYWYVTVMIGISLVVYLRMRDTSKDSMIKED; this is encoded by the coding sequence ATGGTCTCAATCACCTCCGAACGGAGCGATGCGCCAAGCACCAACAGTCGACTGAAATCCATAATCGGTGGGTCGACCGGTAATCTTGTCGAATGGTTCGACTGGTATGTTTATGCAGCTTTTACTCTGTATTTTGCCCCTCATTTCTTTCCATCGGATAGCCAGACGGCGCAACTTCTGAGTGCTGCAGCCGTTTTTGCCGTCGGATTTATCATGCGCCCAATTGGTGCGTGGATCATGGGAATTTATGCAGACCGCAAGGGTCGTAAGGCAGGCTTGGCTCTATCAGTCACACTGATGTGTGCGGGTTCTCTCATTATTGCAGTGACCCCTGGCTATGAAACCATTGGACTCTTCGCTCCAGCTCTTCTGGTGCTTGCACGTTTGATGCAGGGCCTGTCCGTTGGCGGTGAGTATGGAGCGAGCGCGACTTATCTGTCAGAAATGGCTGGTAAAAGCCGTCGCGGTTTCTTCTCTTCTTTCCAATATGTCACACTGATTTCTGGCCAGCTTCTGGCAATTTTGTTGTTGATCGTGCTTCAGAGCACGATGGAAACTCCCGCTCTTGAATCCTGGGGCTGGCGAATTCCATTCTTCATCGGTGCGCTGCTTGCCGTGGTGGTATTCTGGCTGCGTCGTGGCCTTGCTGAAACGGAAAGCTTCAAGAATGCAAAGACAAAGGATGTCCCAAAGTCGGGGTTCTGGACGCTGATCAAGCATCATCCGAAGGAAACCGCACTGGTCATGCTTTTGACTGCCGGCGGTACGCTCGCCTTTTATGCGTACTCGATTTACATGCAGAAGTTTCTCGTCAATACTTCTGGTTTCAGCCGCGAAGTTGCCAGTCAGATAAACGCAATCACGCTGTTCATCTTTATGTGTCTGCAGCCGGTAGCAGGTGCTCTCTCCGACAAGATTGGCCGTAAGCCGCTCATGGTTGGATTTGGTGCGGCCGGAGTGTTGTTCACCTACCCTATCTTCTCGACACTCGAGCAGACGCGCGATCCGATCATTGCCGGTTTGCTGGTCATGGGTGCTCTGATAATTGTGACGGGCTATACCTCTATCAATGCGGTGGTAAAAGCGGAGCTGTTTCCGGCTCATATCCGTGCACTTGGCGTGGCACTGCCTTATGCTCTTGCTAACACATTATTTGGCGGTACTGCTGAATACGTCGCGCTGAGCTTTAAGAATGGGGGATGGGAACGCGGCTTTTACTGGTATGTCACCGTCATGATTGGTATTTCGTTGGTTGTTTATCTGCGGATGCGTGATACCAGCAAAGATAGCATGATTAAAGAAGACTAG
- a CDS encoding IclR family transcriptional regulator produces the protein MNTYRDLRGISTFDPDEADAFSDDPLFLRSVARTVAVMSAFQTARHPLSLTQVANAAGIDRSAAQRIVHTLLKLNMLARDPDDRGYLPGLRVLDMTHDLLRLNPMLQRANPVMLELRRRVSERVDLSLFDDVRVIYALRMPSKHEVFSATIVGNAVPTYCTAGGVAILSRLPDETIADIVSRSDLTPFTPHTVRDLEGVMNHVRATRERGHSLLCSQLLNNEVVIGAPIMDWRGTPVGAIHVAGSLQEWTAQGFSDSFGPLIQNAAQTVSERSSPSGNRKIDTV, from the coding sequence ATGAACACATATCGAGACCTGCGTGGCATATCCACTTTCGATCCTGATGAAGCCGACGCTTTTTCGGATGATCCATTATTCTTGCGTTCCGTCGCACGCACGGTCGCGGTAATGTCGGCGTTTCAAACGGCTCGACATCCCCTCTCGCTCACCCAGGTGGCCAATGCTGCAGGGATTGATCGCAGCGCCGCCCAACGTATTGTCCATACTCTTTTGAAGCTCAACATGCTGGCGCGAGATCCCGACGACCGCGGATATCTACCGGGGTTGCGCGTACTTGATATGACCCATGATCTCTTGCGGCTCAACCCAATGTTGCAGCGTGCAAATCCTGTCATGCTCGAACTCCGGCGACGAGTGAGTGAGCGTGTTGACCTCTCGTTATTCGATGACGTCCGCGTCATCTACGCCTTGCGCATGCCTTCCAAACACGAGGTGTTCAGCGCGACAATTGTTGGAAACGCTGTGCCGACTTACTGTACAGCAGGTGGCGTGGCCATTCTCTCGCGACTGCCAGACGAAACCATTGCCGATATCGTCAGCCGCTCTGATCTTACTCCGTTCACACCGCATACCGTTCGTGACCTGGAAGGAGTGATGAACCATGTTCGCGCCACGCGAGAACGAGGGCATTCTCTGCTTTGCAGCCAACTCCTGAATAATGAGGTGGTAATCGGCGCCCCGATAATGGACTGGCGAGGCACACCAGTGGGGGCAATTCACGTAGCAGGCAGCTTACAGGAATGGACTGCCCAGGGCTTCAGCGACAGTTTTGGACCTTTGATCCAGAACGCGGCCCAAACAGTTTCGGAAAGATCCTCTCCCTCCGGCAATAGAAAGATTGACACCGTTTAA
- a CDS encoding electron transfer flavoprotein subunit beta/FixA family protein, translating to MKAVVAVKRVVDYNVKIRVKGDGSGVELANVKMSMNPFDEIAVEEAIRLKEAGKVTEIVVVSVGPAQAQETLRTALAMGADRAILVKTDETVEPLGVAKVLKGVVDAEQPDLVFLGKQAIDDDANQTGQMLSALLNWSQATFASKVELADGSAKVTREVDGGLQTIDVKLPAIVTVDLRLNQPRYASLPNIMKAKKKPLDEKSPADFGADIASRLKVLKTEEPGGRKAGVKVGSVSELVEKLKADGVL from the coding sequence ATGAAGGCAGTTGTCGCAGTAAAGCGGGTTGTAGATTACAACGTAAAGATCCGTGTAAAGGGAGATGGTTCGGGCGTTGAGCTTGCAAACGTCAAGATGTCGATGAACCCTTTTGACGAGATCGCGGTTGAAGAAGCGATCCGTTTGAAGGAAGCAGGCAAGGTCACGGAAATCGTCGTGGTTTCGGTGGGTCCGGCACAGGCGCAGGAAACGTTGCGCACCGCACTTGCCATGGGTGCTGACCGGGCAATTCTGGTGAAGACTGACGAAACCGTCGAGCCGCTTGGTGTTGCCAAGGTTCTGAAGGGCGTGGTCGATGCTGAACAGCCTGACCTCGTGTTCCTCGGCAAGCAGGCGATTGACGACGATGCCAATCAGACCGGCCAGATGCTTTCGGCACTGCTCAACTGGAGCCAGGCAACTTTTGCCTCGAAGGTGGAGCTTGCTGACGGCTCGGCCAAGGTAACGCGCGAAGTCGATGGCGGTCTGCAGACCATTGATGTGAAGCTTCCAGCCATTGTCACAGTTGATCTTCGTTTGAACCAGCCGCGCTATGCATCGCTGCCAAACATCATGAAGGCCAAGAAGAAGCCGCTTGATGAGAAGTCGCCTGCTGATTTCGGTGCTGATATTGCGTCGCGCCTCAAGGTTCTGAAGACCGAAGAGCCGGGTGGCCGCAAGGCTGGCGTGAAGGTTGGTTCGGTTTCCGAGCTGGTCGAGAAGCTTAAAGCCGACGGCGTATTGTAA